From Nicotiana tabacum cultivar K326 chromosome 22, ASM71507v2, whole genome shotgun sequence, one genomic window encodes:
- the LOC107809747 gene encoding IAA-amino acid hydrolase ILR1-like 3, whose protein sequence is MGSFCIDLILILTLLSTSFPYNSSAADTETHLGSETESLTRELLESAREPEFLDWLRRVRRRIHEYPELSFQEHQTSQLIRNELDSLGVKYSWPVAKTGLVGSIGSGAQPWFGLRADMDALPLQELVDWEYKSKIDGKMHACGHDAHVTMLLGAARLIQNRRDKLKGTVKLVFQPAEEGYAGASYMLEEGALDGFKAIFGLHVWPFMPVGTIGSRPGPIMAGSSRFTAVVQGKGGHAATPHKTRDPMLAASMAVLALQQIISRETDPLEPRVVSVTFVDGGQAGNVIPASVRFGGTFRFMTLEGYSYLKQRIKEIIETQAGVHQCSATIDFMEEMRPYPPTINDPTIYDHGKRVGEILLGESNVQHSPALMAAEDFGFYSQKMATAFFFIGTQNKTAVSAIKGLHSPYFTIDEEVLPIGAALHAAVAISYMDTHSESE, encoded by the exons ATGGGTTCGTTTTGCATAGACTTGATACTCATATTGACATTGCTATCGACGAGCTTTCCGTACAATTCATCGGCTGCAGATACAGAAACTCATTTGGGATCTGAAACGGAGTCACTAACTCGGGAGCTTCTGGAGTCGGCGAGGGAACCCGAGTTTTTGGATTGGTTGAGAAGGGTGAGAAGGAGAATCCATGAGTACCCAGAATTGTCATTTCAAGAGCACCAAACCAGTCAACTCATCCGAAATGAGCTGGACTCACTTGGCGTCAAGTACTCCTGGCCAGTGGCTAAAACTGGTTTGGTGGGAAGCATAGGGTCAGGTGCTCAACCTTGGTTTGGTCTGAGAGCTGACATGGATGCTCTCCCCCTTCAG GAGTTGGTAGATTGGGAGTACAAAAGCAAGATTGATGGCAAAATGCATGCCTGTGGCCATGATGCTCATGTCACCATGCTGCTTGGAGCAGCCAGATTGATTCAGAACAGAAGGGACAAGTTGAAG GGCACAGTTAAGCTTGTCTTCCAACCTGCAGAAGAAGGTTATGCGGGTGCCTCCTATATGTTAGAAGAAGGCGCATTAGATGGGTTTAAAGCAATATTTGGCTTGCATGTCTGGCCATTTATGCCCGTAGGCACTATTGGTTCGAGACCTGGTCCTATTATGGCTGGATCAAGCAGGTTTACTGCAGTGGTGCAAGGGAAAGGCGGCCATGCAGCAACACCACATAAAACTAGGGATCCAATGTTGGCTGCTTCTATGGCAGTTCTTGCACTCCAACAAATTATTTCTCGAGAAACTGATCCTCTGGAGCCTAGG GTTGTCTCTGTTACATTTGTAGATGGTGGTCAAGCTGGAAATGTAATCCCTGCAAGTGTAAGGTTTGGTGGAACCTTCCGGTTCATGACATTAGAAGGATATTCCTATCTTAAGCAGAGGATCAAAGAG ATCATTGAGACTCAAGCAGGAGTACATCAATGTTCTGCCACCATTGATTTCATGGAGGAAATGAGGCCATATCCTCCAACTATAAATGATCCTACTATCTATGATCATGGTAAAAGAGTTGGAGAAATCTTGCTTGGCGAGAGTAACGTGCAGCATTCCCCAGCTTTAATGGCTGCAGAGGACTTTGGGTTCTATTCCCAGAAGATGGCAACTGCATTTTTCTTCATTGGGACACAAAATAAAACAGCCGTGTCTGCTATTAAAGGTTTGCACTCCCCATACTTCACCATTgatgaagaagttcttccaatagGAGCAGCCCTCCATGCTGCTGTTGCCATATCTTACATGGATACACATTCTGAGTCAGAGTGA